A portion of the Vulpes vulpes isolate BD-2025 chromosome 5, VulVul3, whole genome shotgun sequence genome contains these proteins:
- the LOC112914591 gene encoding V-type proton ATPase subunit G 1 — translation MGSVKGSLVQAASLGPGASAAAASRRGIQQLLQAEKRAAEKVSEARKRKNRRLKQAKEAQAEIEQYRLQREKEFKAKEAAALGSHGSCSTEVEKETQEKMTILQTYFQQNRDEVLDNLLAFVCDIRPEIHENYRING, via the exons ATGGGGAGTGTGAAGGGCAGCTTGGTGCAA GCCGCTTCGCTGGGCCCCGGAGcgtccgccgccgccgccagtcGCAGGGGCATCCAGCAGCTGCTGCAGGCCGAGAAGCGCGCCGCCGAGAAGGTGTCGGAGGCCCGCAAGCGAAAGAACCGGAGGCTGAAGCAGGCCAAAGAAGCTCAGGCTGAAATTGAACAATACCGTctgcaaagagagaaggagtTCAAGGCCAAGGAAGCTGCGGCTCTGGGATCCCATGGCAGCTGCAGCACTGAAGTGGAGAAGGAGACCCAGGAGAAGATGACCATCCTCCAGACCTACTTCCAGCAGAACAGGGATGAAGTCCTGGATAACCTCTTGGCCTTTGTCTGTGACATCCGGCCAGAAATCCATGAAAACTACCGCATCAATGGatag